Proteins co-encoded in one Gadus morhua chromosome 6, gadMor3.0, whole genome shotgun sequence genomic window:
- the rimbp2b gene encoding RIMS-binding protein 2 isoform X7, whose amino-acid sequence MREAAERRQQLELEHEQALAVLNAKQQEIDLLQKAQVEAKKEHEGAVHLLENHLDSMQAKVRELEEKCRNQSEQFNLLSKELEKFRLQAGTFDILSTEPLTLCESPGSPSKSLSQLLNGLACPLGKGNEAPMSRSLISEFIRPLQMSGDKPDLLSLKPTFLTRGRDSGPRQTLLSEMEKELSSATRVRQRFTGKVRLCTARYSYNPYDGPNEHPEAELPLVSGKYLYVYGTMDEDGFYEGELLDGQQGLVPSNFVDFVQDEEKPAVQNRDGAKEYAYLNHSSLASKRLGAGLGLGLGLGKATTGGTGHSSGLSSGLSSGLSSGLSSGLSMGLGSLLSDCKMDGMSNSRLAMDLLGTCSNGTGTLDVSTDEVGEDVVPYPRRINLIKQLAKSVIVGWEPPVVPPGWGSISGYNVLVDDEVRMSVPYGGRTKSLIERLNLATSTYRVSVQCITERGLSDRLRCSLLVGKEVVVAPYYLRVDNITQVSAELSWMPSNSNYSHNIFLNGSEYDMVKAGGHRYQFFNLKPMTVYKVKVVAREHQVPWQLPLEHREKREISVEFCTQHAGPPFPPQEVQVQCGPTAGIMQVRWKPPDLSAAGTSNGANVIGYAVCTKGQKIAEVMFPTADYVSVEVNRIQGLEAREVIVRTLSAQGESQDSPAALIPHTLLGSPRLSRRTTAALHPPYPSTYPPTHPQPQVQALPSRAPPHTLPHPQLHTPPPHHHHHPPPPHFPPHAGPQTKPLLGARDPDTKDREAGLRAARPWERSPSPLPPCMRGGPHLEPPYLAPRRSPSPQRILPQPQGAPIPNTIAKAMAREAAQRVFAEGNRAEKRNIFRDRGMHSVNSDEEEDGYDASHARRRGASVDEFLRGSELGQQHLAHHHHHYSHSEDYHTESSRGSDLSDIMEEDEEDLYSEMQLEEGRRRSINSHSTLKAYYRRQDLAEERDNWDLQREVVKQKPLRSKRLHSIPEVAEEEADGNDAMGQRLGHEDGSGGRQRPGTPNTQRRDHHHHNAYQHELQQQQQQQQEPRSHDRLLRRQRSSPRFAAGYGYGSEERGPGRPSRQNTKSPDSGLDCGSEEEGSLGRGYYYAYAGPATRGPVRIIHCEGPVERRALAMGRRRTLTRQCSMEEDYCRDAPPHTAQSVHTGDFRSRERTGSGRRGDLCWEGARSEGWLNEMDRVCYSPHREARAQSMSRLGREQPLIIGNSASHGHSDRQDHSGRRSGALGNQRRPIPSIEITTDCHSEGSEGLSPGKEEGYYGSVARRRIWRAKSSEHQYGMWSTESVVLMLMQGGIKRERGAE is encoded by the exons GCAACGAGGCTCCGATGAGCAGGTCTCTGATCTCAGAGTTCATCAGGCCGCTCCAGATGAGTGGGGACAAGCCTGACCTGCTGTCGCTCAAGCCCACCTTCCTCACCCGCGGCCGGGACAGCGGGCCCCGGCAGACCCTTCTCTCTGAG ATGGAGAAAGAACTGAGCTCAGCAACAAGGGTGAGGCAAAGGTTCACCGGCAAGGTCCGTCTGTGCACAGCTCGCTACAG CTATAATCCTTACGACGGACCAAACGAGCACCCAGAAGCAGAGCTCCCCCTGGTGTCAGGGAAGTACCTCTATGTTTACGGGACAATGGATGAAGATGGCTTTTATGAAG GAGAGCTGCTGGACGGCCAGCAGGGTCTGGTCCCTTCCAATTTCGTGGACTTTGTCCAAGACGAGGAGAAACCTGCCGTCCAAAACAGAGACGGTGCCAAGGAGTACGCATACCTCAACCACAGTAGCCTGGCCTCCAAGAGACTCGGAGCAGGACTCGGCCTAGGCCTGGGCCTGGGGAAGGCTACGACCGGGGGCACGGGCCATAGTTCAGGCCTCAGTTCAGGCCTCAGTTCAGGCCTCAGCTCCGGCCTCAGCTCAGGCCTGAGCATGGGTCTGGGAAGTCTGTTGTCGGACTGTAAGATGGACGGCATGAGCAACAGCCGACTGGCCATGGACCTCCTGGGCACATGCAGCAATGGGACGGGGACCCTGGACGTCAGCACTGATGAGGTTGGCGAAGACGTTGTGCCTTACCCCCGCCGCATCAACCTCATCAAACAGCTGGCCAAGAGTGTGATCGTGGGCTGGGAGCCGCCGGTGGTGCCGCCCGGCTGGGGCTCCATCAGTGGCTACAATGTGCTGGTGGACGACGAGGTGCGTATGAGCGTCCCCTACGGGGGTAGGACCAAGTCCCTGATCGAGAGGCTCAACCTGGCCACCAGCACCTACCGCGTGTCGGTGCAGTGCATCACTGAGCGCGGCCTGTCGGACCGCCTGCGCTGCAGCCTGCTGGTGGGCAAGGAGGTGGTTGTGGCGCCCTACTACCTGCGCGTCGACAACATCACGCAGGTCTCCGCCGAGCTCTCCTGGATGCCCAGCAACAGTAACTACAGCCACAACATCTTCCTGAACGGCAGCGAGTATGACATGGTGAAGGCCGGAGGACACCGCTACCAGTTCTTCAACTTGAAGCCCATGACGGTGTACAAGGTGAAGGTGGTGGCCAGGGAGCATCAGGTGCCTTGGCAGCTTCCCCTGGAGcacagggagaagagggagatctCCGTGGAGTTCTGCACTCAGCATGCAG ggccCCCGTTCCCCCCCCAGGAGGTGCAGGTCCAGTGCGGTCCGACGGCGGGGATCATGCAGGTCCGATGGAAGCCCCCGGACCTTTCCGCCGCCGGGACCTCCAACGGGGCCAACGTCATCGGCTACGCCGTTTGCACAAAGGGGCAAAAG ATAGCAGAGGTCATGTTCCCCACGGCGGACTACGTGAGCGTGGAGGTGAACCGGATCCAGGGGCTGGAGGCCCGGGAGGTGATAGTCAGGACGTTGTCGGCCCAGGGCGAGTCCCAGGACTCCCCCGCCGCCCTCATCCCCCACACCCTCCTGGGCTCCCCCCGCCTCTCCCGCCGCACCACCGCAGCGCTCCACCCGCCCTACCCCTCCACCTACCCCCCCACGCACCCTCAGCCCCAGGTCCAGGCCCTGCCGTCCCGGGCCCCCCCGCACACACTGCCGCACCCCCAACTACACActccgcccccccaccaccaccaccacccgccccCGCCCCACTTCCCCCCCCACGCGGGGCCCCAGACCAAGCCCCTGCTCGGCGCCCGGGACCCCGACACCAAAGACCGCGAAGCCGGGCTCCGGGCGGCGCGACCCTGGGAGCGCTCGCCCTCGCCGCTGCCCCCCTGCATGCGGGGCGGGCCCCACCTGGAGCCCCCCTACCTGGCGCCGCGCCGCTCGCCCTCCCCGCAGAGGATCCTGCCCCAGCCGCAGGGGGCGCCCATCCCCAACACCATCGCCAAGGCCATGGCCCGTGAGGCGGCCCAGAGGGTGTTCGCCGAGGGCAACCGG gcGGAGAAGAGGAACATATTCAGGGACCGGGGCATGCACTCTGTGAACtctgacgaggaggaggacggctaCGACGCATCCCACGCCCGGAGGAGGGGGGCGTCGGTGGACGAGTTCCTCCGGGGGTCCGAGCTGGGCCAGCAG CACCtcgcacaccaccaccaccactacagccACAGCGAGGACTACCACACGGAGAGCAGCAGGGGGTCCGACCTGTCCGACAtcatggaggaggacgaggaggacctGTACTCTGAGATGCAGCTGGAGGAAGGCCGCCGGCGCAGCATCAACTCCCACAGCACGCTCAAG GCGTACTACAGGCGGCAGGACTTGGCCGAGGAGCGGGACAACTGGGACCTTCAACGGGAGGTGGTGAAACAGAAGCCGCTCCGCAGCAAGCGGCTCCACAGCATCCcggaggtggcggaggaggaggccgacGGGAACGACGCCATGGGCCAGCGGCTGGGCCACGAGGACGGCTCCGGGGGCCGTCAGCGCCCGGGGACCCCCAACACCCAGAGacgggaccaccaccaccacaacgccTACCAACACGAactgcagcagcaacagcagcagcagcaggagccgCGCTCGCACGACCGCCTGCTGCGACGCCAGCGCTCCTCCCCGCGCTTCGCTGCCGGCTACGGCTACGGCTCGGAGGAGCGCGGTCCGGGAAGGCCCAGCCGCCAGAACACCAAGAGCCCCGACAGCGGGCTGGACTgcggcagcgaggaggagggctcTCTGGGGCGGGGCTACTACTACGCCTACGCCGGCCCCGCCACCCGGGGCCCCGTCCGCATCATCCACTGCGAGGGCCCCGTGGAGCGGCGGGCGCTGGCCATGGGCCGCCGGCGCACGCTGACGCGGCagtgcagcatggaggaggacTACTGCCGGGACGCGCCGCCGCACACGGCCCAGTCGGTGCACACAGGGGACTTCCGCAGCAGGGAGCGCACAGGGTCGGGCCGCAGGGGAGACTTGTGTTGGGAGGGCGCCCGCAGTGAGGGCTGGCTGAACGAGATGGACAGGGTGTGTTACAGCCCGCACAGGGAGGCTAGGGCCCAGTCCATGTCCCGACTGGGCCGGGAGCAGCCGCTG ATCATCGGGAACTCTGCGTCCCACGGCCACTCGGACCGCCAGGACCactcagggaggaggagcggcgCCCTTGGCAACCAGCGACGGCCCATCCCGTCGATCG AGATCACCACGGACTGTCACAGTGAGGGGAGTGAGGGCCTCTCCCCTGGCAAGGAGGAGGGTTACTATGGCAGTGTAGCTCGGCGCAGGATATGGCGGGCTAAGTCCTCAGAGCATCAATATGGTATGTGGTCGACTGAATCTGTTGTGTTGATGCTAATGCAGGGAGGAATCAAACGAGAAAGGGGGGCAGAATGA